Proteins from a single region of Candidatus Methanosuratincola sp.:
- a CDS encoding ABC transporter permease subunit: MKLGNAMLVFLKDWKEIRRNYQVLAPIIFVPLVFTTVLPLILVLVPSLVGVPGTAFQLIGPIFENLPPEVKAAVAGMGAEEAMVYVFALYFFAPFFLIIPIMASSVLASDSFAGEKDRKTLEALLATPLKDGELLLGKILVSFIPSILVTFASFGVYCIVVDLASVLHFGGEVLLPNALWLLFIFGVTPLVALAGIGVTVIISLRVKGYREAQQMSAILIAPVLALVFAEVGGAIIFGPLMILMMIGIFALVNAIVLVLGIRHFHREELLTRGG, encoded by the coding sequence TTGAAGCTCGGGAACGCGATGCTCGTCTTCTTGAAGGACTGGAAGGAGATCAGGAGGAACTACCAGGTGCTGGCGCCGATCATATTTGTGCCGCTGGTCTTCACGACAGTCCTCCCGCTGATACTCGTCCTCGTCCCATCATTGGTCGGGGTCCCGGGGACGGCTTTCCAGCTCATCGGACCGATTTTCGAGAACCTCCCCCCAGAGGTGAAGGCGGCGGTGGCGGGCATGGGAGCTGAGGAGGCGATGGTCTATGTATTCGCGCTCTACTTCTTCGCCCCGTTCTTCCTCATAATACCGATAATGGCCTCCAGCGTACTCGCCTCAGACAGCTTCGCGGGGGAGAAGGACAGGAAGACACTCGAGGCACTCCTCGCGACGCCACTCAAAGACGGGGAGCTGCTGCTGGGCAAGATCCTCGTCTCGTTCATCCCGTCAATCCTCGTGACCTTCGCCTCCTTTGGGGTCTACTGCATAGTGGTTGACCTGGCGTCGGTCCTCCACTTCGGGGGGGAGGTCCTGCTCCCCAACGCGCTATGGCTGCTCTTCATATTCGGGGTCACCCCGCTTGTGGCTCTGGCGGGCATAGGGGTCACGGTGATAATATCGCTCCGCGTCAAGGGCTACAGGGAGGCGCAGCAGATGAGCGCGATCCTAATCGCACCAGTCTTGGCGCTTGTCTTCGCAGAGGTGGGCGGTGCCATCATCTTCGGACCGCTCATGATACTCATGATGATAGGGATTTTCGCGCTGGTGAATGCTATAGTCCTTGTCTTGGGGATCAGGCACTTCCATAGGGAGGAGCTGCTCACCAGGGGCGGCTGA